One part of the [Pantoea] beijingensis genome encodes these proteins:
- the narH gene encoding nitrate reductase subunit beta has protein sequence MKIRSQVGMVLNLDKCIGCHTCSVTCKNVWTSREGMEYAWFNNVESKPGVGYPHAWEDQKKWKGGWIRKINGKLEPRMGNRVGLLSKIFANPDVPALDDYYEPFDYDYQNLHTAPAGKHQPIARPRSLITGQRMKKIENGPNWEEILGGEFEKRSKDKNFDNIQKEMYGQFENTFMMYLPRLCEHCLNPACVATCPSGAIYKRGEDGIVLIDQDKCRGWRMCLTGCPYKKIYFNWKSGKSEKCIFCYPRIEAGQPTVCSETCVGRIRYLGVLLYDADRIEEAASTENEKDLYQRQMDIFLDPHDPAVIAQALKDGVPQSVIDAAQHSPVYKMAMDWKLALPLHPEYRTLPMVWYVPPLSPIQSAADAGMLAHSGVLPDIESLRIPVQYLANLLTAGDTAPVLLALKRMMAMRHYKRAETVEGEVDTRALEQVGLTEAQAQEMYRYLAIANYEDRFVVPSSHRELAREAFPESKGCGFSFGDGCHGSDSKFNLFNSRRIDAIDVTKKTVRQEDAS, from the coding sequence ATGAAAATTCGTTCGCAAGTCGGCATGGTATTGAACCTGGACAAATGCATCGGTTGCCACACCTGTTCAGTGACCTGTAAGAACGTCTGGACCAGCCGTGAAGGCATGGAGTATGCCTGGTTCAATAATGTGGAAAGTAAACCAGGCGTGGGATATCCCCATGCCTGGGAAGACCAGAAAAAATGGAAGGGCGGCTGGATACGTAAAATTAACGGTAAGCTGGAACCCCGCATGGGTAATCGCGTAGGGCTGCTATCGAAAATTTTTGCTAACCCGGATGTTCCCGCTTTAGATGATTATTACGAACCCTTTGATTACGATTATCAGAATCTGCATACCGCTCCGGCAGGGAAGCATCAGCCTATTGCTCGCCCTCGCTCGCTGATTACCGGTCAGCGGATGAAGAAAATTGAAAATGGCCCTAACTGGGAAGAGATCCTGGGCGGCGAGTTTGAAAAACGCTCTAAGGATAAAAACTTCGATAATATCCAGAAAGAGATGTACGGCCAGTTTGAAAACACCTTCATGATGTATCTGCCGCGTTTGTGCGAGCACTGTCTGAACCCAGCCTGTGTGGCAACGTGTCCAAGCGGTGCGATTTATAAACGTGGTGAAGATGGCATCGTGTTGATCGATCAAGACAAATGCCGTGGTTGGCGTATGTGCCTAACCGGTTGCCCGTATAAAAAAATCTACTTCAACTGGAAAAGCGGTAAATCAGAAAAATGTATTTTCTGCTATCCACGTATTGAAGCGGGTCAGCCAACGGTATGTTCTGAAACCTGTGTGGGTCGTATCCGTTATCTTGGTGTATTGCTGTATGACGCCGACCGTATCGAAGAAGCGGCATCAACCGAAAATGAGAAAGACCTGTACCAACGTCAGATGGATATTTTCCTCGATCCACATGATCCGGCGGTCATTGCACAGGCTCTGAAAGACGGTGTGCCACAGAGCGTCATTGATGCGGCTCAGCACTCGCCGGTTTACAAAATGGCGATGGACTGGAAGCTGGCCCTGCCGCTGCATCCTGAGTACCGTACTTTACCCATGGTATGGTATGTCCCGCCGTTGTCTCCGATTCAGTCTGCTGCCGATGCGGGTATGCTGGCGCACAGCGGTGTGTTGCCGGATATCGAAAGCCTGCGTATCCCGGTTCAGTATCTGGCGAATCTTTTGACTGCGGGTGATACCGCACCTGTCCTGCTCGCGCTGAAACGTATGATGGCAATGCGTCATTACAAACGCGCGGAGACGGTGGAAGGGGAAGTGGATACGCGAGCACTGGAGCAGGTTGGCCTAACCGAGGCCCAGGCGCAGGAAATGTATCGTTACTTGGCTATTGCCAACTATGAAGATCGTTTTGTCGTGCCTTCAAGCCACCGAGAACTGGCGCGTGAAGCTTTCCCTGAGAGTAAAGGCTGTGGCTTTAGCTTCGGTGATGGTTGTCATGGCAGTGACAGTAAATTCAATCTGTTTAATAGCCGCCGTATTGATGCGATTGACGTCACGAAAAAAACTGTTCGCCAGGAGGATGCGTCATGA